The Aminipila terrae nucleotide sequence GAAGTTAATAGAGCCAACGAAGAAACTAAAAGAAAAGAAGAAGAATACAGGAAGCATATTGAGGAATGTGAGGCCCTTGGTTATGACATGAGTGCATATAAAGAAGAGGAGGCCATAGGCGGCGCAAACAGAAAAAATAGAACTATAGAGGAATCAGCTATAGGGGATGAAAAATCAGGACTAAGAAATGGGGAAGGCGTTCAGGGAAAATGGGCAGGACAAAACATGGGGGACTGTAATCATGATTGCAGGCACTGCACCAGACCGCATTGCCCAAATCGTAAAAATTGTTAAAAGGATTGCAATACATTTTAAAGTAACTTTTAGAATATTAAAAGGAGATAAAGCATGTATCCGAAATTAGTTATTGATTTAGAAAAGCTGAAAAGTAATCTTGATGCAGTTGCAGATATTACAAAAAAGCAGGGAGGTTGCTCTCTGATGATTGTTACAAAGGGACTTTGTGCAAATCCTGAGATGGTAAAACTGGTATCAGCCCATGAAGCTGTTGACTTTATGGCCGATTCAAGAGTAAAAAATATTGCCACTTACGCTGACATAGCAAGAGAAAATGGTAAAAAAACGGTTCTTTTAAGGCTTCCAATGCACAGCGAGATTGAGGAAGTTGTAAAATATGTGGATTTAAGTTTTAATTCTGAAATATCAACAATCCGTATGTTAAACAAAGAGGCGGCAAAACAGAAAAAGTTGCATAAGGTTTTGCTGATGATTGATTTAGGAGACCTGAGAGAAGGAATTTTCTATAAAAATGAAGCTTTGATTTTTAGTACCATTGAAGAAATTCTAAAAATGTCAAATGTTGAATTCTATGGTATTGGAGTAAATCTGACCTGTTATGGGGCAATCATCCCTAAAAATGATAACCTGTCTATCCTTACAGAATTAGCTGAAAAAATAGAAACAACTTATTCTACACATTTAAATATGGTATCAGGCGGAAATTCAAGTTCAATTTATCTGGTTGGCAAAGGCGAACTTCCTAAAGGTATAAACAATTTAAGGTTGGGAGAATCTTTCCTTCTTGGTAATGATACAGCATATGGAACCAGGTTACCAGGGACTACGGGAGATGCATTGATTTTGGAAGCTGAGATCATTGAACTGCAAAGTAAGCCTTCCTTACCTATAGGAGAAGTGGGTGTGGATGCATTTGGCCAGAAGCCTTATTATGAAGACAGAGGAATCATAAAAAGAGCCATAATTAGTATCGGCAAACAGGATACTGAGTTAGACAGTATGACTCCACTGGATGAAAATATAGATATTTTGGGAGGAAGCTCCGACCATACTATTTTAGATGTAACCAAATCTGAAGCAGACTATAAAGTTGGTGATATTATCCGTTTTGAACTGGGCTATGGGGAATGTTAAAAACTTCTACAAGCCCATATGTTCACAAAGAATATAAATAAATTGGGCTACACTTACTATTTTAATCATGTTACTATAAGAAAAAGGGAGATGCCTTAAGGTATCTCCCTTTTTCTTGGATTTAATATTTATCACTATAGTCATTAATTGCAGTACCTGCTGGAGTAGCCGCTTTAGGAACTGTAGTGTGTTGGGACTTCATTTCAAATTTAGGACTTTCTACAATTGGTTTAAATGTTTCATTCTGCTTTACTTCAACCTTTGGTTTCTTTTCTGGAAGTTTCTCTTTTGGTATATGTACTTCTTTTTCTTTATATATAACCTGTTCTTTTGGCTTTTTTGGCTCTTCCAGTATGTTTACAACCGGTTTGGGGCTAGGCTTCTTTACTGGTGCAGTAATTGCAGCTGGCTTTTGTATTGCTGGTGGTGTTTTAATTTCCGCAACAGTCTCCATAACACTATTATCAATTTTAAATTTTTCAACTAATTTATTTAGTAACTCAGCTTGTGCATTTAGTTCTTCACTTGCCGCAGCACTTTCTTCAGCCGTAGCAGAGTTGTTTTGAACAACTCCTGAAATTTGGTCGATACCATCACTTACCAGTGTGATTGAATTGGACTGTTCTTCAGAAGCCTTAGCAATTTCCGTGATTAAAGAATTAACTGCACCGGATTTTTCAACTACTGAAAGTAAAGACGCTGCAGTATCATCAGCTATTTGTGAACCATTTGCCACAGCAGAAACAGTTTGTTCGATTAAAGCGGTGGTATTCTTGGCTGCCTCTGCGGATTTTGTTGCAAGATTACGAACTTCATCTGCTACAACGGCGAATCCCTTTCCTGCAGTACCTGCTCGGGCAGCTTCAACAGCAGCGTTAAGAGCCAGTATATTAGTCTGAAAGGCAATGTCTTCAATTGTTTTAATAATCTTTCCAATCTCGTTGGATTTATCCGTGATATCGTTCATGGCAGAAGTCATGGCTTTCATCTGTGAATTACTTTCCATAACACCAGCCCCGGCTTCACTGGATCTAAGATTGGCTTCGTAAGCATTCTGCGCATTCAGTTTAACATGTTGAGAAATCTCAGCAATTGTTGCAGAAAGTTCTTCAATGCTGCTTGCCTGCTGTACGGCACCTTCTGAAAGGGTCTGGGAGGATGACGAAATATGTTCTGCACCCTGGTTCACCTGTGAAGAAGACTTCTGTATCTGGGAAATAGTATCATACATGTTGGATTTTATATTTCTAAGATGAGTTGCAGTGTTCTTAAAATCCCCGATGTATATATTTACATTTTTACTTTTTATATTGAAATTATAGTCAGCCATTTCAGATAACAAATAGTTTATATCTGAAACATATTCTTTTATAGTCTTCACAACAGTATTAAAAGCTGTGGAAACCTGTCCAATTTCATCGCTGCTTTCAGTATCCAGTTGAATATTAAAATCACCTTTTGAAAGCTTTTCTGCGGCGGAAACTATGTCATTAATGGGCTTCAGGGTTTGTCTGGTGACATTAAAGATAATCAGGACTAAAACAACCAGAGCAACCAGATAAAAACCGATAAGAAAACCAATAGAATTCAAAAGGCCGGTTGCTTTCAGGACTGTAGTCGCTATAATAAGAAAACCAAAAACAACGGCTAAGGCAATAGCTGAAATGGATGCAATTTTTACAGACAGACTTTTTTCTCTGTTATTTGCCATAAGACTCACCTCACAATGAATGTTTAAGTTAAAATAAATCAATATTTCTGTTAAAATTAAAGTACTCAAATTGCATTAAAATAACAAATTCGGACAATTAATCCAACTTAGTTACAGTATAGTACATTATGTGATAAGTGTCTATGTAAATATAAAAAAATATGGCTGAAAATGGCATATTTTTGCATTATACATCATATTATTTAAAAGTGTGCTATCATAAAATAATAGGAAGTTTAATAGTAAAAAATAGCAAGAAGGTACTTATGAAAAAATAAATTATGTATATATATTAGAATGCAGCGATGGAACATATTATACGGGATGGACTGTAGATCTTGAGGAAAGAATAAAAACCCATAATGAAGGGACTGGTCCGAAAGTTTCAAAATACACAAGAAGCAGGAGACCAGTAAAATTGGTTTATGTAGAAGAATATGAAGATAAATCCCAGGCTCTAAAAAGGGAGTGGGCAATAAAAAAGTTAACCAGAACTGAAAAGAAAAGATTGATTTGCAGCAAGATTGTACGGTGAATTTCACAAATTGTATTTAAATTGTACTAATCGAAAAAAACGTTGAATAAAAAAACTACTGTGCTAGAATGGGTTTATTAAAAATGTATACGATTTCAAATATAAAAACATTTTGATTTCCATAATAAAATAATTAAAAAGGATTAAGCAGCGAGGGTTTTTAAAAATGGATAAAAAGTTAAATACAGCACAGATGTTAGTAAAATGCCTGGAGCAGGAAGACGTAGAATATATATTTGGTATACCGGGAGAAGAAAACCTGGATGTGATGAATGCCTTACAGGAATCATCCATTAACTTTATTACAACAAGGCATGAACAGGGAGCAGCATTTATGGCGGATGTATATGGAAGACTAACAGGGAAAGCAGGTGTCTGCTTATCAACCTTAGGCCCTGGAGCAACAAACTTAGTTACAGGAGTTGCAGATGCCCATGAAGATGGTGCACCGCTTATAGCAATAACGGGGCAGGTTGGAACGGAAAGAATGCATATAACATCTCATCAATCCTTGGATTTATGTAAATTATTTGAACCAATTACGAAGAAAAGCAAGCAGATTGTAAGGCCGGATACTGTAAGTGAGATTGTGCGTATTGCTTTTAAATATGCTGAAAGTGAGAAACCAGGAGCCTGTCATATAGATTTGCCTGTAAACATAGCAGGAATGGAAGTAAGCGATGATGAAAAGCCTCTTGAAAAGAGGAATGCACCTCCGGAAATGGCAGATATAAATAGCATAGAAGATGCAGCGGGGGCAATATTTTCTTCTCAGCACCCAGTAGTTTTAGTAGGAAGCGGTGCAGTAAGAGGGAGATGCTGTGAGGCTTTGACCCGATTTGCAGAAAGTCTGAAAATCCCGGTTATTAATACAATGATGGCAAAAGGGATCATCCCCTACGATAATAAATATTCTTTATGGACAGTAGGTATTCCACAGAAGGACTATGCAAACAAAGTACTTGAAAAGGCAGACCTTGTTATTGCGGTTGGATATGACATAGTAGAATACGCGCCTGTAAGATGGAACAGGGAGCGAAATCACCGAATTATCCATGTGGATACCAGGCCATCTCACATAAATAAGTATTTTGAACCAGCAGTTGAAGTAATTGGAGATATTGCACATTCGCTGACACAGATTAGAAGAAGAGTACATAGAAATACAGAACCGGAATTTGCCCTGAAGGTTAAAGCTGCCATGGAAGAAGAGTACAACTCCTATGCAGAAGACAACAGCTTTCCCATGAAACCCCAGAAGATTCTTTATGATGTAAGAAAAGTCCTGGCAGATGATGATATCGTTATATCAGATGTAGGTGCGCATAAAATGTGGATTGCAAGGCACTACCACTGCAGAATACCTAATACCTGCATCATTTCCAATGGATTTGCTACTATGGGAATTGCAGTACCGGGTGCTGTTTCTGCAAAATTAATCAATCCAGATAAAAAAGTACTTGCCATAACTGGTGATGGTGGGTTTATGATGAATTCACAGGAGATTGAAACCGCTTTGCGAATAGGCACTCCAATAGTCATACTCATTTTTAATGATAGCAATTATGGACTAATTAAGTGGAAACAGATGGATAAATTTAATAAAAGCTGTTATGTGAATTTTATAAATCCTGATTTTGTTAAATATGCGGAGAGTTTTGGGGCCAGGGGTTATCGGGTTGAAACTGCTGAGGATTTAATTCCTACATTGGAAGAAGCTTTCAGACAGAATGTTGCCTGTATTATTGACTGCAAAGTGGATTATGATGAAAATATAAAACTTACGACTCATTTAAAAGAAGTCTATGCAAGCGAGATTTAATGTTGTATAATAAAGTAATATTTTACAATATTATTACGGTAAAATGTAGTAAGTCTAATTTGTATGGGAGGAATGGATATGGCAATTCCAGAGAGTATTAGTAAGACTAGTATACTTTTAGAATCAGGCACAAATGAACTTGAGATTATAGAATTTACAGTTGCAGACGAGATATTTGGAATAAATGTTGCTAAAGTTCGTGAAATTATGGTGGCTCAGAAAGTCAAGCCTATGCCTAATTCACATCACGTGGTAGAGGGTGTATTTAAACCAAGAGACGAGATTATAACAGTAATAAGTCTTGCAAAATATCTTGGCCTTCCTGAATATGAAAACTCTGGACGTGATATTTTTGTTGTTACCCATTTTAATAACTTAAATTTTGCTTTTCATGTACATACAGTAGTTGGAATTGACAGAATTTCCTGGACAGCAATAAAGAAACCGGATAAAGCTGTTTATGGTGGACAGGATGGTGCTGCAACTGGAATAGCAGAATATCAGGGACGTCTTATAACAATCCTTGATTTTGAAAAGATTGTAGCAGAGATTAGTCCAGAATCCAGTATACAGGTTGAATCCATTGAAAAAATGGGCGAACGTCACATTATGGAAAAAACAATTTTAGTAGCAGAAGATTCTATGCTGCTTTCAAAAATGATTATAGAATGCTTACATAAAGCCGGGTATAAAAATACCGTAAAGACAGAAAACGGACAGGAAGCCTGGGATTATTTGCTGGAAGCAAAAGAATCAGGAGATCCGATAAAAGACCATGTGGCTTGTATTGTAACGGACATTGAAATGCCTTTGATGGACGGACACAGACTGACAAAACTGGTAAAAGAGGATCCGATTCTTAAGAATATTCCTTTAATCTTATTCTCATCACTGATTAGTGAAGAAATGCGTATAAAAGGAAAACAGCTTGGTGCAGACGAGCAAATCAGTAAACCGGAGATTGGAAAACTGGTTTCAATAATTGATGACCTTACAGCCAATCATTAATTAAAAAGCTAAAGTAGACATGATGATATTTATCGTGTCTATTTTTATATTGTAAAATAGTAAAAACTACAAAACATAATTCTGAGACAGGAGGAAAGGGTATGGAAAAACTAACACATATTGATAAGCAGGGCAATGCCAGAATGGTAAATGTAGGAGAAAAAATGCCCACAGAAAGAATTGCCGAAGCAGTTGGTTATGTCCTGATCAATAAGGAAACCCTTGAAATAATTATAAAGGGACAAAATAAAAAGGGTGAAGTACTGGGGACAGCCCGGATTGCTGGAATTATGGCAGCCAAAAGAACATCGGATATAATACCTATGTGCCATTCTTTACTGTTAACGGGTGTAGATATAGACTTTGAAATGTCAGAACTGGCAGACAATCAGGGGAAAATAAAAATCACAAGCAGAGTAACCTGCAGTGGAAAAACCGGAGTTGAAATGGAAGCACTCACTGCAGTCTCTGTGGCAGCACTGACTATATATGATATGTGCAAGGCAGTGCAACGGGATATTTGTATTGAAAATATTCATTTACTAAAAAAAAGCGGAGGCAAAAGCGGGGAATTTATTTATAGTGCTCTTTGAGTACAGCGATTTCTTTCTGGTATCCCTCAAGCTCATTTGGAGTTTCAAGAATAAAAGGCAGGTGGCACAGTTTTGGGTGATTTATAATATTGCAGATTGCTTCAAGTCCTATATGGCCGTCTCCTATTTTTGCGTGCCTGTCCTTGTGTGAGGCCAAGGGGTTTAAGCTGTCGTTTATGTGCATGGCATATAATTTGTCCAATCCAACAATCTCATCAAAATCAGATAAAACTTCATCCAGATTATTCACAAGATCATACCCTGCATCGTTAACATGACACGTATCCATACATACACCAATTTTATCTTTTAATTGTATCTTGTCAATAATGGCTTTTAATTCTTCAAAGCTGCTACCCACTTCGCTTCCTTTACCAGACATGGTTTCCAGTAAGACAATGGTAGACTGATCTTTTTTCATTAGATCATTCAGCAAGCTGGCGATTATTTCAATACCTGATTCTATACCCTGGCCCACATGACTGCCTGGGTGAAAATTATAGTAGTTTCCAGGGAGATATTCCATACGCCTTAAGTCATCTTCTATAATCATATGCGCAAACTCTCTGGTTTTCATATCTTTGGAACAGGGGTTAACTGTGTATGGGGCATGAGCAACCAGTTTAGCGAAATTGTTCTCTTCTGCAAGTTTAAGAAATGCCTGCACGTCCTTT carries:
- a CDS encoding GIY-YIG nuclease family protein, which encodes MLECSDGTYYTGWTVDLEERIKTHNEGTGPKVSKYTRSRRPVKLVYVEEYEDKSQALKREWAIKKLTRTEKKRLICSKIVR
- a CDS encoding methyl-accepting chemotaxis protein, which produces MANNREKSLSVKIASISAIALAVVFGFLIIATTVLKATGLLNSIGFLIGFYLVALVVLVLIIFNVTRQTLKPINDIVSAAEKLSKGDFNIQLDTESSDEIGQVSTAFNTVVKTIKEYVSDINYLLSEMADYNFNIKSKNVNIYIGDFKNTATHLRNIKSNMYDTISQIQKSSSQVNQGAEHISSSSQTLSEGAVQQASSIEELSATIAEISQHVKLNAQNAYEANLRSSEAGAGVMESNSQMKAMTSAMNDITDKSNEIGKIIKTIEDIAFQTNILALNAAVEAARAGTAGKGFAVVADEVRNLATKSAEAAKNTTALIEQTVSAVANGSQIADDTAASLLSVVEKSGAVNSLITEIAKASEEQSNSITLVSDGIDQISGVVQNNSATAEESAAASEELNAQAELLNKLVEKFKIDNSVMETVAEIKTPPAIQKPAAITAPVKKPSPKPVVNILEEPKKPKEQVIYKEKEVHIPKEKLPEKKPKVEVKQNETFKPIVESPKFEMKSQHTTVPKAATPAGTAINDYSDKY
- the moaC gene encoding cyclic pyranopterin monophosphate synthase MoaC — its product is MEKLTHIDKQGNARMVNVGEKMPTERIAEAVGYVLINKETLEIIIKGQNKKGEVLGTARIAGIMAAKRTSDIIPMCHSLLLTGVDIDFEMSELADNQGKIKITSRVTCSGKTGVEMEALTAVSVAALTIYDMCKAVQRDICIENIHLLKKSGGKSGEFIYSAL
- a CDS encoding deoxyribonuclease IV, which produces MLNIGCHLSASKGFKNMGEVALSIGANTFQFFTRNPRGGKAKEIDEKDVQAFLKLAEENNFAKLVAHAPYTVNPCSKDMKTREFAHMIIEDDLRRMEYLPGNYYNFHPGSHVGQGIESGIEIIASLLNDLMKKDQSTIVLLETMSGKGSEVGSSFEELKAIIDKIQLKDKIGVCMDTCHVNDAGYDLVNNLDEVLSDFDEIVGLDKLYAMHINDSLNPLASHKDRHAKIGDGHIGLEAICNIINHPKLCHLPFILETPNELEGYQKEIAVLKEHYK
- a CDS encoding chemotaxis protein codes for the protein MAIPESISKTSILLESGTNELEIIEFTVADEIFGINVAKVREIMVAQKVKPMPNSHHVVEGVFKPRDEIITVISLAKYLGLPEYENSGRDIFVVTHFNNLNFAFHVHTVVGIDRISWTAIKKPDKAVYGGQDGAATGIAEYQGRLITILDFEKIVAEISPESSIQVESIEKMGERHIMEKTILVAEDSMLLSKMIIECLHKAGYKNTVKTENGQEAWDYLLEAKESGDPIKDHVACIVTDIEMPLMDGHRLTKLVKEDPILKNIPLILFSSLISEEMRIKGKQLGADEQISKPEIGKLVSIIDDLTANH
- a CDS encoding acetolactate synthase large subunit, giving the protein MDKKLNTAQMLVKCLEQEDVEYIFGIPGEENLDVMNALQESSINFITTRHEQGAAFMADVYGRLTGKAGVCLSTLGPGATNLVTGVADAHEDGAPLIAITGQVGTERMHITSHQSLDLCKLFEPITKKSKQIVRPDTVSEIVRIAFKYAESEKPGACHIDLPVNIAGMEVSDDEKPLEKRNAPPEMADINSIEDAAGAIFSSQHPVVLVGSGAVRGRCCEALTRFAESLKIPVINTMMAKGIIPYDNKYSLWTVGIPQKDYANKVLEKADLVIAVGYDIVEYAPVRWNRERNHRIIHVDTRPSHINKYFEPAVEVIGDIAHSLTQIRRRVHRNTEPEFALKVKAAMEEEYNSYAEDNSFPMKPQKILYDVRKVLADDDIVISDVGAHKMWIARHYHCRIPNTCIISNGFATMGIAVPGAVSAKLINPDKKVLAITGDGGFMMNSQEIETALRIGTPIVILIFNDSNYGLIKWKQMDKFNKSCYVNFINPDFVKYAESFGARGYRVETAEDLIPTLEEAFRQNVACIIDCKVDYDENIKLTTHLKEVYASEI
- the orr gene encoding ornithine racemase Orr, with product MYPKLVIDLEKLKSNLDAVADITKKQGGCSLMIVTKGLCANPEMVKLVSAHEAVDFMADSRVKNIATYADIARENGKKTVLLRLPMHSEIEEVVKYVDLSFNSEISTIRMLNKEAAKQKKLHKVLLMIDLGDLREGIFYKNEALIFSTIEEILKMSNVEFYGIGVNLTCYGAIIPKNDNLSILTELAEKIETTYSTHLNMVSGGNSSSIYLVGKGELPKGINNLRLGESFLLGNDTAYGTRLPGTTGDALILEAEIIELQSKPSLPIGEVGVDAFGQKPYYEDRGIIKRAIISIGKQDTELDSMTPLDENIDILGGSSDHTILDVTKSEADYKVGDIIRFELGYGEC